TGGTGCAGCGGCTCAGCACGACCATGCTTGCCACCGACGACGCGCTGGTCGTGCAGTTCGTTCGCATCGCGCAACGCCAATTGGCGGCGGGCGTGAGCGTCGAGCAGATCCTGGACGTGTTGAACGTCTCCCGGCGAGCGCTGGAGAAGCGGACGCAGGCCGCCCTCGGCCGCACGCCGGCCGAGCAGATTCGCCGGCTGCGCGTCGAACGGGCCAAGCAGTTGCTGCTGGGCTCGAGCGACTCGATGAGCGACATCGCCTTCGCCTGCGGGTACCGCAATCAGAACCGGTTCGCACAGGCCTTTCGGCTCGCCACGGGACAAAGTCCGACGAGCTGGCGACGGCGGATGCAGTTCGACCCCGCCCCGGACGCCTCGTAGCAGGACTAACGCAGTTCCTCGTACGTCACGGTGGCGAGGGCGCCCGTCTGGACCGACCGCACGATCGCCTCGTAGAGGACCATGCTTTTGTACGCCTGGTAGACTTCGGACGGCGACGTGGTGCGACCTTCCGCAATAGCGCCGATGAATTGCACCAACTCGGCGAAATGCCCCGTATCGTTGCCGCTGTCGCCGCTGCTGATGAACGTCGTCGGTTCTCGCCATTCCGATGGTGTGCCATCCTGGGTCACGCGCCAGAACGAGCTGTTGCGGATCGTCATGAAGTTCCCGCCGGCGGCGGTGAGCTCCACCTCTTCGGTGGGAACGGCAAACGATCGGCCGTCCGTCAAGTTCATCGTTCCCACGGCGCCGTTTCGGAATCGCAGGCTGACGGCGTACGCGTTGGCGCCGCGCGCGAACGAGAAGACCTCGGCAACGTCACCGAAGAGGTAGCCCACGAGGTCGATTTGGTGGATCGCGAAGTCCAGCAGGAAGCCGCGATGCTGTTCGTCGACGCCGCGGTAGGCGCCCGAGGCGTAGTCGACCGAGAGCGAGAGCAGCGGGGCGTTCGATCCGAGTTCGTCCACCCAACGGCGCGCCCGTTCGAAGGCGGAACTGTAGCGCTTCTTAAAGGCGGTCATGCAAAGCCGTCCTGCTTGTGCCGCGGCCCGCGCGACGGACAGCGCCCCAGCGGCGGTCTCGGCCGGTGGCTTTTCTGTATATACGGGCAGCCCGAGCGCAAGGACCCGCTTGGCCAGCCGTTCATGTCCGGCCGGGCCCGTGCAGAGAATCACACCGTCGGGGCGCTCGACCTCAAGCATGCGGTCCATATCGGTGTACGGCCGACCACCAAAGCGCGTCGCGATAAAGTTGGCCTTGCCTTCATCCAGGTCGCATACGCCCGTCAACCGTCCACCGGCGGCCCCGAGGTAGGGATAGATCCGCCTCGACGACAGTCGTCCGGCCCCGACGACGCATACGCCGGGCACGCTTATAGGTTCAATTCGTTGCACAGGCCCTCCAGATAAGAGCGAGCCTGGCCGAGC
The Tepidisphaeraceae bacterium DNA segment above includes these coding regions:
- a CDS encoding Gfo/Idh/MocA family oxidoreductase, with the protein product MQRIEPISVPGVCVVGAGRLSSRRIYPYLGAAGGRLTGVCDLDEGKANFIATRFGGRPYTDMDRMLEVERPDGVILCTGPAGHERLAKRVLALGLPVYTEKPPAETAAGALSVARAAAQAGRLCMTAFKKRYSSAFERARRWVDELGSNAPLLSLSVDYASGAYRGVDEQHRGFLLDFAIHQIDLVGYLFGDVAEVFSFARGANAYAVSLRFRNGAVGTMNLTDGRSFAVPTEEVELTAAGGNFMTIRNSSFWRVTQDGTPSEWREPTTFISSGDSGNDTGHFAELVQFIGAIAEGRTTSPSEVYQAYKSMVLYEAIVRSVQTGALATVTYEELR